In a genomic window of Colias croceus chromosome 20, ilColCroc2.1:
- the LOC123700851 gene encoding uncharacterized protein LOC123700851, with translation MDSADPDQIIEHWLQDNDIPGMSLPDIEYEPHLLISKVRKHYMEEIIKLLSLNYEKNQRLVNKNIYLPSAIWRCAKILEMRAAKNSMLVELYRKNIVTVIKDLKSDTNNGKLYKKLSECLHKPPENDKKIQTSLTMSKDCTCTCTCYQRKKVRKFPEPYSMDHNRGILMDPNQQNIHNLLKESEITKGPDTSFQNCEKGVKCNAPMPESNDAEDVMQQLEKLFEGGSNEEDIFDGILCNSIDFTFNEGTKMSNNYVQDESCNTGRASLIEEQAAQIKSLDERLTTLTGVLENAIDNSKTEAIKHKKPSSNKWICEEYFLKVKLFELLDQLRDCNRAKLNRIKVLLADFFGEDSDDEGVVSPLDETPEFVASCKERITPWVVKLLTPYYIKGRIKGKALFKALARHLIRLIYQCSRYPEEYEVQNFIKDFLHNHKTIRCEADFKQFRIENI, from the exons atggATAGTGCGGATCCCGATCAAATTATTGAACATTGGCTTCAAGACAATGATATTCCGGGAATGTCGCTTCCTGATATTGAATACGAACCACATCTTCTTATATCTAAA GTTCGGAAGCATTACAtggaagaaataataaaattactatcaTTGAATTACGAAAAGAATCAAAGATtggtgaataaaaatatatatctaccTAGCGCAATTTGGCGGTGCGCGAAAATATTAGAAATGAGGGCAGCAAAAAATTCAATGTTGGTCGAATTGTACAGAAAAAACATTGTCACTGTG ATTAAGGATTTAAAAAGTGATACAAATAATGGTAAACTGTACAAGAAATTATCAGAATGCCTTCATAAACCTCCAgagaatgataaaaaaatacaaacttcCTTAACAATGTCCAAAGATTGTACTTGCACTTGTACATGTTACCAAAGAAAAAAAGTTCGCAAATTTCCTGAACCCTATTCCATGGATCATAATAGAGGGATATTAATGGACCCAAACCAACAGAACATACATAATTTGTTGAAAGAATCAGAAATTACAAAGGGACCAGATACCAGTTTTCAGAATTGTGAGAAAGGTGTCAAGTGTAATGCACCAATGCCTGAATCAAATGATGCAGAAGATGTAATGCAGCAATTAGAAAAACTTTTTGAAGGTGGATCAAATGAGGAGGATATTTTTGATGGTATTCTATGCAATTCAatagattttacatttaatgagGGTACGAAAATGTCTAATAATTATGTGCAAGACGAATCTTGTAATACAGGCAGAGCCTCTCTAATTGAAGAACAAGCAGCCCAAATAAAATCTCTGGATGAAAGGCTGACAACCTTGACAGGCGTTTTGGAAAATGCAATAGACAATAGTAAAACTGAGGCTATCAAACATAAAAAGCCATCTTCAAATAAATGGATCTgtgaagaatattttttaaaagttaaacttTTTGAACTGCTTGATCAACTCAGAGATTGTAATAGAGCAAAGCTTAATAGG ATAAAAGTACTATTAGCAGACTTCTTTGGAGAAGACAGTGATGATGAAGGTGTAGTCTCACCTCTTGATGAGACACCAGAATTTGTGGCAAGTTGCAAGGAACGTATAACTCCATGGGTTGTCAAATTGCTAACACCATACTATATAAAAGGAAGAATTAAGGGAAAGGCTCTATTCAAAGCTTTGGCAAGGCATTTGATTAGATTAATTTACCAATGCAGTAGATATCCTG AGGAATATGAAGtacaaaactttataaaagACTTCTTACACAATCATAAAACAATTAGATGTGAAGCtgattttaaacaatttcgCATTG